The Cylindrospermum stagnale PCC 7417 genome segment ATGCACCAACCCTGCTTGATGTACCACCGTCAATGCTTCCCCAATTTGGCGAAAACATTCCAAAATTTCCGCTTCTGGTAATGCTCCCCTGCGACTGACTATATCAAATAAGTTTTCCCCGGCGATGTAATCCATCACCAAACAGTGAATTTCACCTTCTTGAAACAGGTCAATCACTCCCACAATATTGGGATGGGGGTCTTGAGACAGACGCGCTAACATCCGTCCTTCTTTAATAAAACGCTCTACATACTTGTCATAATCTGGATCTCGGCTGAGAAATTCGTTAGGAGTTTTAATTACTACCTGTTGCCCTAGCTGGAGGTGCAGTGCTTTGTAGGTAATGCCAAAACCACCCTGTCCTAAAACTTCCTCAATCCGATATTTACCATTTTGTAGTTGCTTCCCTGCTGCCCAGACCATGTATGTTTTCTGGTGATTTTACTGATGAGGGTGATGTAGCTATAATCATACCCTAAGTCGTAGGGGCACAGCAGTGCTCATGAGTGTCAACTTAAGCTCAAACCGTTGTCCCACAGCCGTTTGACCCCACCCCTCAATCCCCTCCCCTCATGAGGGGAGGGGAGGTTTTGCGCCAGCAAAACCGGGGTGGGGTTCTTCTGGATTAATTGGTAATTGGGTAAATGTTGTTATACCGCCGTTACCAGGTTTTAACGTTAAGTTGACACCAATGAGCAGTGCTGTGCCCCTACCCCGCGTCTCGATTGCATACAATACACAATGTAGAGACGTTACATGTAACGTCTCTACATGATTATTTGGGGTGTATTTAATCCAAATGCCGCCCTTTTAACTAGGGTTTTTGGGTAACTGCTGGACTGGGTGTAATCGTTGGGGGATTATCAGGAGACGGTTTGAATATAGCAATCCAGGCTGGTATACCTACCAAAAGTGTAACTATTACCCCTGCGGCTGTCCAAATTACTGACCAACTGATTTTCGGGTCTGGTTTCGCGGGAGAAGTATCTGGTACTGCATTTACACTGGTTAATCCCAATGCATCTAGCCATTCGCGCACAGATTGGGGACGTTTTTTAGCGTCTAATTTCATTCCTTCAAGAATTTGGCGATTTGTGCGATCGCTAATTTGCGAATTCAGTTTTTTAGGATTTACTAAAGGTTTTTTATTTAGTTTGCGCTTAATGGCACTCACAGGAATTTTCCCAGTCAGCAAAATGTAGAGGGTAGCCGCTAAGGAATAAATATCAGTGTAAGCTCCTGTGGGTTGACCTTGTTGGGAATATAACTCTAGGGGGGTAAATCCTTCAGAAGTTTCTCTGGTGCGTGCGGTGGTGAGGGTATGGTCAAAATCCAGCGCCAAACCAAAATCAATCAAAACCGCTTCTGGCTTACCATCCCGCACTCTAAGCATAATATTTTCTGGTCTGATATCTCGATGAATCAATTGATTTTCGTGAACCACAATCAGCGCTTCACCGATTTGCCGAATATATGTCAGCGCTTGGGATTCAGACAGAATTTGTTGAGCGCGATCGCCTAAACTGATGCCATCAATATATTCCATTGCTAGACACCAGTGGGAATCTTGCTTAAATGGTGCTTCAACTTCCACAATATGAGGATGTCGAAACCGAGCAAGTTTCACGGCTTCTTGCAAAAACATCGACTCCAGTCTGTCCCGTTCTTGTGGTGTTAGGGAGTTCAACAAATCATCATTTAAGGTTTTAATAACTAAGCGATCGCCATTCCCATCTTTTGCTAGATAAGTAATCCCAAAGCGTCCTCGGCCTAACTCTCGCTCAACAGTATATCTACCACCTTGCAATTGCTCTCCTGCTCCCCAAGCCATTCTTACTCCCGTTGTGGTGTTTGTATCAATCTTTGCACATTTTTCTGAATTGCTAGGGATAAAGGAGTAAATTAGGCGGCTCAAGCGGCTTTAAGGTTAACTATTCCTCTGTGACTAAATTCATCGTCTGCGCCTTCTCCAGACAAACTTTAAACTTTTCCGCCAACACCTGTACATAGGGTTTATCGAGTAGAGAAAGGTGAGAACCAGGAATATAATGTATTTCTAATCCGCCCATCACAATTTCACCCCAGCCAAATTGCGGCTCATATTTCACACCTACAGCATCGGCTCGATTTTCATCCTCAGTCCGCAATAGAGTAACTGCACCTGGGTAAGCTTCAAAGGTATATCCCCAGAGAGCCTGGGAATTAGCACTAATAACGTCTAACTGCTTCTTTGTGGAATCTATCTGTTGAACCATTTCTAATACTTGAGATGCGGCATTTAAGTAAGACTTATATTTCTGTTGAAGATGGTATTTAGCCAATTGGCTCAAATTCATCGCCTTATGCCAAATGTAATCAGGCCCTTTGTGGACAAGATTATCTAAATGCAAGGGAATTCGCTTCAGCAACGATAAGCGCTCACTATAACCAGGACGACAGGTATCAAACATAGCCAGAAGTCCCACCTTTTGACCTTGTCTGTGGAGTTGTTGCGCCATCTCAAAGGCAACTACACCGCCAAAAGAGTAACCCCCCAGCAAATAAGGGCCTTGGGGTTGAATAGTTTGGATTTCTCGAATGTAGTGAGCTGCCATATCTTCCACGCGGGTATAAGGAGGCTGTTTTCCATTTAGCCCTTGGGGTTGTAGCCCATAAACTGGCTGTTCCGTTCCTAGATAAGTGACTAAATCACGATAACAAAGCAGTTCACCCCCTTGGGGGTGAATTAAGAAAACAGGTGGCTTGGAACCTTGTGGTTGCATTGCTACTAGAGATGACCAAGTCGCTATTGATTGATTCTGTAAGTCTTTCTTGGCTTCGGCGCGGATTATTTGCGCGATCGCTTCCACTGTATCAAATGGAAAGAGCGCGGCGAGGGGGAGTTTTTTGGCAAATTTAAGCTCTATTTCAGCGAATAAACGCACGGCTAACAACGAATGCCCCCCCAATTCAAAGAAATTATCCTTCACCCCAATGGGTTCAATACCTAAAACTTTTTCCCAAATTTCTGTTAGCTGACATTCTAAATCATCACGGGGTGCAACAAAAGTTGCTGTCATCTCTGGCTGTGCTAAATTAGGGGCTGGCAAAGCCAAGCGGTCTATCTTACCATTGGGTGTTAATGGCAAGGCATTCAAGAAGACAAAGGCACTAGGCACCATATAATCAGGCAATTTATTCTGCAAATATTGCCGTAGTTCTCTAGTGGTGGGTACTGGTTGTTGTTTAGGAACAATATAAGCGACTAAACGTTTATCTTCTGGGATATCTTCACGGGCGACAACGACAGCTTCTTTGATAGCGCCAGTGTTGAAAAGTGCCATCTCAATTTCTGTAACTTCAATTCTGAAGCCTCTAATTTTCACCTGAAAATCTTTTCTTCCCATGTGAACCAGACAGCCGTCAGCCTCAATTCGTCCCAAATCTCCAGTCCGATAAATCCGTTCGCTTCCACCTTGACAATCTGGGATAAATACAGCATTTGTTAGTTCTGGCTTTTGCCAATAACCAAGAGCTAAATATTTACTTTTAACGGCAATTTCGCCCACCCCATTCTTAACTTCAACCCCTGCTTCATCAAGCAGCACAATATCCATATCCTCAACTGCATAGCCAATTGGTACAGTGCTATTTTTAATTTGGGTGTCTTGCTCAACAATAAAATTTCGGAAAGTTCCGGTTTCAGTTGCTCCTAAACTCGCATACAAAATACAGTTTGCCGAAAAATGCTTTTTATAAAGTTCTACATCTCTTTGCAAGGTAGCCTCACCACCCAATTTAACCAAGCGAATTTTGGGAAACTGCTCTCTACCTGTGAGAGTATCTACAAAATGTCGAAAGAGTGTGGCAAAGGAATGATAAATAGTTATTTCTTCTTGAATCAACCAGTCAACTAGGTTGCTTAATCCCTCTTCTTTGACATTAAAAGAGTAGAGAGATGCACCATTTAGTAAAGTATAACAAATACACAATATTCCACCCAATGCACTACATGAGTAGAGGAAAATTACCCGATCCTCTGGGCTGATGAGTAAAGTGTTAGTATCATTCATGCAGTAGTGCAATGCATTGCGATGACTCTGCACTACTCCTTTTGGCTTTCCGGTCGAGCCGCTAGTATAAATTATGTATGCTGGCGTATCTGGGACTATTTTAATAGTTGGATTTTTAGGGTAAATATTGTGTTCGATATCATCAATATTAAATATCTGACATCCATTAACAGCTAATTTACTTGCCAAAGTCAAATTTTGATTGTTGGTGACTATCAAGACGGCTTGTGAATCTGCTAAAATATAAGCCAGCCGCTCAAGGGGAAATGAAGCATCTAAAGGTACAAAAATCTTTCCTGTCTTTAATATTCCCAAAATAGTGGTAATGTAACTTGCACTTTTTTCCAGCAAAATTACTATTACTTCTTGCTTTTCTCCTCTCAAAGAAAGGATGGATTTTGCTAAAATATTAGCATTGTTGTTTAACTGTTCATAAGTGAGTGTTTCTGTCTGGGTTTTGACAGCAACAGATTGGGGATACTTGCTAACTTGTTCTTCAAACCGACTAGCAAGTGATTGCTCAATATCTACTTTCTTAAATTTATCAAATCCTAGAGGCGTTGTAATCAGACGGTTGCAAACAAATTGTTGCTTTAAAGCTGTCTTGTTAATTGGTCTATAAAGATTACTCATTGATAGTCTAAAAGTAATAACTAAATGATTAGTGACTAGAGGAATTTAGGTTTTTACTCATCAGATTGAGTCGCTAAATTAATGACAAAATCAAGATGTAATATCTCCAGTTAGTTTCTTTTTTAATTCATGCTTAGTTGCTTGGCTGGTTCCAATTTGCTAGAATTTTCCAGGAGAAATAAAAAAAAATGAGTTTTATCTAAATGTGCCGGAAAATCAACGTAGAGTTTTAGCCTTAATCTAAATGTGCAATAGGAAATTTACAGGACGATCAATGTTAGATTTTGCTCAATATAAGACACCATTTGCAGCGATTTTGCTTTTGAGAAGTCAGCAAAGCTTTTGAGGTGATGAATAAAAATAGATAGTACAACTTTTTAACATTGTCCGCTAGGATAACCTATCAGCTTTCATCAAATCTTTATTTAAGCTTTAAGATAAAATATGATAAATTCCACTTTTAAAACTGGCACATTAGGTAATCAAAAAGTTTAATTATTATCTACCAGATAAATCTCAGAACAAATCTGACAGTATCAACATCAATTTGTCTCAAAAGTAACACATTAATGGTAAAAAATATTGCAGCTTTATTCCTAAGCAGTCAACACAACCAAGCTATTAGCTCAATGAATAAGAATTATCAAAATTACTCATAGGAGACCAATCAATATCTCGAAAAACAACCATCAAATCAGCAGAGAGGGGTTGTATAAATGAGTAAAATTCTTGAATAAATTCAATAGCTTTAGCTGCTAGTTGCAAGTCATTCAGGTCTTCCAGGGGATTATTTACAAGTCTAATCTGTTCACCTGGAAAAGTATGTACAAAACAGTCAGTCATATTCCTATAACTAGTAAAGTTTACCGACTTTCTCAAATCCTTCTCCAAGCCAAGCTTAGGCTAAATCACCCCAATTAATTTCAATTAGCGGATGCCAGTAGTCAGTTCATTTATGACCATATCCAGAAGTTTTGACTGACCTCGAAACTTTTCAGCAACTAACAACAACTGTTGCCTCTGTTCTCGGTCAAGTGACCACGTTCGCAGTCCGTCGATCAAGACCTCTGCCAGTTCTCCATCTGCCTCTACTAACAAGCCAAGTAAAGGCTCGAACAATTGAGATGATGGAAAATTGGTTATTACCTGAATCAGCCTGACATGAGCTTCTTCGTCAAGTAATGGCAAATGCTGAAGACACTCTTGTATTTCTCCAGATTGGCTCAACTTATGAGCCAGTTCGATAACGACTTCGAGATAGTAGTCACCCCACCCATCAGGGCTAATCATGGGGTCAGTTACTATAGATAGCAGATCATCAAAAGTGGTCATATTGAATTCTTGTCTGGGGATTAAACTGGCAAAGTTTGACGCATACTAATATTTATTACAATGGGTAACCCCTCATCACTTGCAACTTGGGTTAATCTCACCATTAAAATATATCTAGTCTTCCACAACTAAACTCTATGCAATAATTAACTTTAATTCCTCCAGGTAAATTAACATCTAGTTCAATTAGAATATCTCCCACTTGTAACAAATTATTTTCTATATTCGTTACTTTTGCTAATATTTCATATCCCAGACTATTATTTTTGCGTTTGATGTAGGGTGTTTCTTGTGTGGTATTCAGCACAGTATATCCAGTATTAAAAGCAAGAAATGGCTCTTCTATAATATCACCTGGAGATTTATTACAAGGCTGACAGAAAGCAGCACATTCATAAACGCCATCAGTTATATGTAATAAAGCCTCTTCTGCATCTTCTGATAGAATTTCAATTGTTTTAACTAGTACATTCTTCATTGATTCTACCCTAAAATTGGAGCTTTTTTAGCTACTTCTTTTACGGTCTTAATATGAAAAGTAGTAATAATGTTTGGATTATTTCTTTTGATTCAAACAAAAGCTACTTTTACTTTACCTTTTCCAGCAACGCTCTTAACATATCCACATAACTTATTTGGTAGCTGATGAGTTATGGAAGTATATACTCTTTCATATCTTCTTTAGAAGCTGGTACTAAAATTGACAAACGCAGATTATCTTCAGCTACATTTTGCTCATTTAGATACTGTTCCCAACCACACTCAGGACAAGATAAAACTATTTCATTAATATTTGTATCTTTCCAATATTGAAGATAGCCTTCATTGCAAATTGGGCAACGTTCCCATTTAGTAAATAAGGCAAACTCACGCACGATTATCTCTAGCCGCTCAATAATATCTTTTATATCTTTAGGAGGGTATATATCAGAATTTATCTGCGATTTTAGGTATGCTCCTGCTGTCAGTTTAACCATAGGGAACTGGGAAGTTTTATCCTCTAATAATAACGATAAAGCCGCACATTCACTATTTAAATTTTGTAATAAAATTTGATGATGACAGATCCAGTTTTTTAAACTAGCCAGTAATTCATCAAAGTTATTTTCAGGAATAGGAGATATTAACTCTCTTAACTGCGGCCATATTTTTCTAACTATTGGGTGCTGTTTTTGACTCATAATATTACTCTAATTTGGTGGAACTGGATATGTAGTGATTAAGTCGCCAGCACGATGTGTAAGTATTTTAATATATAGTGTTATTTCTAACCACCAGCGAACTGAGTAATAAAAAATTACCTATTTACTGATGAGTGATTACGCTTTCAGTTACCACCATTTTGGAAATTCACTATATTCCCTTTTAATCAAAGACAGTATCTCAAAATCTATTTGACAAGAAAAGTTAATTTTAGTTAGACCCTCTCCAACATTTAGTTCCTTACAAGAAAAGTTGAAATGTAATTGATTATGAACATTAGATATTTTTAATTCCAAGCATTCACTCATATCTACTAAGATTGCTTCTACCTCAATCTTAGCTTCCAGTTGTGATAAAATCCTAACAAATTCATCCCATTGAGAACAATCAAACCAAATATCTGTAGCTTGATAAGTAAAAAAACCAGTAGGGTGTTCTATATGACATTTGACAAGCATTCTGAGGGAAGGTAGATAATCATCTACCTCTACCACTTCCATAGTGATACTGATCGGTTGACTAATATTAATATCTGGCATAAACTTTCACTTATTTAATCGGTAAAGCGTGAATCAGTGCTGGTAGCTTATCAGCTTGTCTTGGAGAAGAAAATTTTAGTTCCCAACCACTTTTCAGCATTTCCATTGTGGAAGTAATGGCTCTATATTACTCATAGGAGACCAATCAATATCTCGGAAAACAACCATTAAATCAGCGGAGAGGGGTTGTATAAATGAGTAAAATTCTTGAATAAATTCAACAGCTAAAGCTGCCAGTTGCAAGTCATCCAGGTCTTCCAGAGGATTATTTACAAGTCTAATCTGTTCACCTGGAAAAGTATGTACAAAACCGTCTACCATAAAGATTCACCTGATTTAGATATTTCGGGTGATCCGAATTGAGAATTTTCCATCCAAATATTCAATAATAGTAGAAATACATGTATTATGCCGACCACCAGTCTGAGTGCGGACACGATAGTAAGAGGTCAGAAAATTTTTCATAGGTGTTTCATACCAACACCATTCCTTCATATATAACCCTAATTTTTGATCTTCAAGGTAACTCAGCTGCTTTTCCCGTTATTTGTACCAAATTACTGGTATACAATTATCCTCATCTTCAAACAAACAGTTGTATACAGTGCAGCATTGAGCCAAATCTAATTTTACGTTTGGAACGACTTGAGCCAGATAGGTTCGGTTTATCGGCTCAAATCCATTTCGTTGAGCAAATTGATCCACCTTTTGCATAAATTCCACTTGTAGGGGAATTTCTGGCTGAATCAACTGCTCAATTACCTGTCCGTTGCTATCCAATTGCCGACGAAATACTCCTGCTAAGTAATACGAGGTGATAACTGACATTTTCAACAGAACACTATACTTCTGCCCACCCACACTGCGGATAAAAGTTTGCTCTTGCTCTAGTGAACCTGGCTTGTCCAACGTACCAGGGTGCAACAGAATCTCATATGTATGGGATTTGCTATAGTTGAAGTCATCAGTCCAGTTGAAAACTGGGTAGCCTTTAAACTCAGACTCTAGCTGCTTATCCCACAGTTGTGGATCGGCTGTTGGCGAAACAACCTTGTTGCTGTTTTTGTGAATTTCTTCAATTACCGTTTCCAGATTCATATCAATCTCCTATCGATTTGTCGGTACTCCATGAATGTTACCTTGTCCATCTATGTGTACCTTAATCCAGGTTTCGCCATTCTGATCAATTACCTTACCTATAGCGGAATATCTGGCTTGGGACTGACCTAGGACTGGAGTACCTTTTAGCCAATTTTCTCCATTTTGAACTCTATTGTATTTAGCTAATATCTATTAATAGATCGCTTTCTTGAAAAAGAATTAAATCATCATTTAATTTATACAAAAAATTAATTTCGCCATCTTCTCCTTGTATATGAAAATAACCACTTACTTGACATTTTAAATTAGCAATTTCTTGTAAAGTTAATTCAAGTAATTTAATCCCTTCCTCGGTTACGTCAGCACCATAAAAAATATATCTTGACCAGTTAATTGGTGTTTCGCTCCAACACCAACCATTCATATATAACCCTAATTTTTGCTCATTAATATAACTTTCCTGGAGTGATTTAATTTTTTCTACAACTTTGACAAACCTATCAGGTGTTATTTCTAACCACCCTCGAATTGAGTAATAATAAGACATTTTTTAATACCTCATAATCCAACTTTAACAATTCCACGTTTATTTTCAATATACTCACGAATCAGAGGATGCGGTTCTTCTTTGAACCAAAATTCTGCTCTCTTTCCTCGCTCATCAGCTAGCCTTATAGTTTCTTTGATTTGAGTTCTAGTTTTCTTATTTAAAAAATTTTTAGGGTTGCTTGTATTAATATTTTTAGCTTGAATTAAAGCCTCATCTGTGACACTATCTATTTCTCTTCCTTCTATTATCGCTGACTTG includes the following:
- a CDS encoding serine/threonine protein kinase, which encodes MAWGAGEQLQGGRYTVERELGRGRFGITYLAKDGNGDRLVIKTLNDDLLNSLTPQERDRLESMFLQEAVKLARFRHPHIVEVEAPFKQDSHWCLAMEYIDGISLGDRAQQILSESQALTYIRQIGEALIVVHENQLIHRDIRPENIMLRVRDGKPEAVLIDFGLALDFDHTLTTARTRETSEGFTPLELYSQQGQPTGAYTDIYSLAATLYILLTGKIPVSAIKRKLNKKPLVNPKKLNSQISDRTNRQILEGMKLDAKKRPQSVREWLDALGLTSVNAVPDTSPAKPDPKISWSVIWTAAGVIVTLLVGIPAWIAIFKPSPDNPPTITPSPAVTQKP
- a CDS encoding AMP-binding protein, coding for MSNLYRPINKTALKQQFVCNRLITTPLGFDKFKKVDIEQSLASRFEEQVSKYPQSVAVKTQTETLTYEQLNNNANILAKSILSLRGEKQEVIVILLEKSASYITTILGILKTGKIFVPLDASFPLERLAYILADSQAVLIVTNNQNLTLASKLAVNGCQIFNIDDIEHNIYPKNPTIKIVPDTPAYIIYTSGSTGKPKGVVQSHRNALHYCMNDTNTLLISPEDRVIFLYSCSALGGILCICYTLLNGASLYSFNVKEEGLSNLVDWLIQEEITIYHSFATLFRHFVDTLTGREQFPKIRLVKLGGEATLQRDVELYKKHFSANCILYASLGATETGTFRNFIVEQDTQIKNSTVPIGYAVEDMDIVLLDEAGVEVKNGVGEIAVKSKYLALGYWQKPELTNAVFIPDCQGGSERIYRTGDLGRIEADGCLVHMGRKDFQVKIRGFRIEVTEIEMALFNTGAIKEAVVVAREDIPEDKRLVAYIVPKQQPVPTTRELRQYLQNKLPDYMVPSAFVFLNALPLTPNGKIDRLALPAPNLAQPEMTATFVAPRDDLECQLTEIWEKVLGIEPIGVKDNFFELGGHSLLAVRLFAEIELKFAKKLPLAALFPFDTVEAIAQIIRAEAKKDLQNQSIATWSSLVAMQPQGSKPPVFLIHPQGGELLCYRDLVTYLGTEQPVYGLQPQGLNGKQPPYTRVEDMAAHYIREIQTIQPQGPYLLGGYSFGGVVAFEMAQQLHRQGQKVGLLAMFDTCRPGYSERLSLLKRIPLHLDNLVHKGPDYIWHKAMNLSQLAKYHLQQKYKSYLNAASQVLEMVQQIDSTKKQLDVISANSQALWGYTFEAYPGAVTLLRTEDENRADAVGVKYEPQFGWGEIVMGGLEIHYIPGSHLSLLDKPYVQVLAEKFKVCLEKAQTMNLVTEE